One part of the Amphiura filiformis chromosome 5, Afil_fr2py, whole genome shotgun sequence genome encodes these proteins:
- the LOC140152401 gene encoding uncharacterized protein encodes MGNSARVTFPGSPPVLPGGPVASYFVIAYPIGSDIPVTTMMVSAAQGASSSLSGLAPGSCFRVEFRGVLAGGQELLPIGYSDRTICTPQGTTTMSPTPLPIVISPVIDEVTDSSFRITFPGDQPPIVPGDPEGRMLAGYLVTVADSVTGSSVSTVIGAQPDASYTFDNLAPGSEYTVNIDAIARSASGNQQIAPLNIPTETVVTIGCQANEFQCPEGTCISTSFVCDTIIDCQQSSADEIDCCNDETEFTCSNNRCLPLSVRCNGADDCRDNSDEENCPTTPPTTTEEPVCAEDQFTCADLATCIPADYECDYLYDCPDNSDEVNCTCVEVDEFPCDGGGCINGSWVCDGEADCFDGSDESTCATTESPTTAPPCSEDETRCNSGECVLSEYWCDNLPDCSDRSDELMCCPDTQFNCANGRCIEWDQWCDGSSDDCRDNSDEDNCAECTEDEYRCRTNVCIPSEYQCDYFTDCDDNSDEIDGCDCDPDTEFACTSGGCVNATWYCDGEDDCFDGSDELNCTCAEDEFTCEDGLLCVPADYACDYLSDCYDYSDELNCTCDLDIEFQCDGGGCVNSTWVCDGEDDCLDGSDETTCVTTESPTTAPPCPEDETRCNSGECILSEFWCDDFQDCEDRSDELMCCPDTQFNCANGRCIEWDQWCDGTSDDCRDNSDEDNCADCEEDEYRCRTNVCIPSIYECDYLVDCDDNSDELTCECDPESEFACTSGGCVNATWYCDGESDCFDGSDEINCTCPEDTFACEDGLLCVPEFYTCDYIYDCYDNSDEIANCTCDPEYEFECDGGGCINSTWVCDGDEDCLDGSDESTCGTEGPTCPPDEFPCADGLCVSKDWACDGIEDCIDGSDEDEAFCATCPFKFLCSNGLCTDKDNVCDGRNQCRDNSDESQICGELPSPVIGNIGGRSVTLNVDSDPPEIPGEPQRTIVQYAVTLTPQDGGPSQTVYVPADAGTEYTVTGLRPETMYDVLVEPVIDTDGQGEESFDVGKPPLTFETIFAPTTEAATTDTATTESPCPDGYQQCNSGECIGEEFWCDSFADCADRSDELQCCPDTTFNCANGRCIEGINGVMDEEITAEITVTRTTIAPRMNTGVCDPETEFMCAGGGCINATWYCDSEEDCFDGSDEVNCTCSEDQFQCDNGECVPDSYRCDYINDCGDNSDEVADCECDPEIEFECESGGCINGQWICDDEEDCYDGSDEIVCNATTMEPGTTAPPCPENQTRCDDGECIPSEFWCDDYADCEDRSDELMCCPDTQFNCANGRCIEWDQWCDGASDDCRDNSDEDNCAECSEDEYRCRTNVCIPSEYRCDYVPDCEDNSDEIDECECDPEIEFSCASGGCVNITWQCDGEPDCFDYSDEAGNCTCLEDEFACEDGLLCIPEEYACDYVSDCYDYSDEIANCTCDLDYEFECEGGGCINSTWVCDGEEDCVDGSDESMCGTEGPTCPPDEFPCADGLCVSKDWACDGIEDCIDGSDEDEAFCATCPFKFLCSNGLCTDKDNVCDGRNQCRDNSDESQICGELPSPVIGNIGGDPLPSMWIAIHQKYQVNLRGPSFNTR; translated from the exons ATGGGTAATTCGGCTCGAGTTACTTTCCCAGGATCTCCACCGGTATTGCCAGGTGGCCCAGTGGCTTCATACTTTGTCATTGCATATCCTATTGGTTCTGACATACCCGTAACAACCATGATGGTTAGTGCTGCCCAAGGAGCTTCAAGTTCATTGAGTGGTCTCGCACCAGGATCTTGTTTCAGAGTAGAGTTCAGAGGAGTACTTGCTGGAGGTCAGGAACTCTTGCCAATTGGTTACAGTGATCGAACCATATGCACACCAC AAGGTACAACAACAATGAGTCCGACTCCACTACCAA TTGTGATATCCCCTGTAATAGATGAGGTAACCGACAGCTCTTTCCGAATTACCTTCCCTGGTGATCAGCCACCAATCGTACCGGGTGATCCAGAGGGTCGAATGCTTGCTGGTTATTTAGTTACGGTTGCAGACAGTGTAACAGGTTCATCTGTATCAACGGTGATCGGTGCTCAACCAGATGCTTCATATACATTTGATAATCTTGCTCCTGGCAGCGAGTACACCGTGAATATAGATGCGATTGCCCGGTCAGCAAGTGGGAATCAACAAATCGCACCATTGAATATCCCTACTGAAACTGTTGTTACAATTG GTTGTCAAGCCAATGAGTTCCAGTGCCCGGAAGGTACTTGCATTAGTACATCCTTTGTATGTGATACCATCATCGACTGCCAACAAAGCAGCGCTGATGAAATAGATTGCTGTAATGATGAGACAGAATTCACCTGTTCAAATAACAGGTGCTTGCCATTGTCAGTTAGGTGTAACGGAGCCGATGATTGCAGGGATAATTCGGATGAAGAAAATTGTC CCACAACACCCCCTACGACGACAGAAGAACCTGTTTGCGCCGAAGATCAATTTACCTGTGCAGATCTGGCCACTTGTATACCAGCTGATTATGAGTGCGATTACCTCTACGACTGTCCAGATAATAGTGATGAGGTTAATTGCACCTGTGTCGAAGTGGACGAATTTCCATGTGACGGTGGTGGATGCATAAACGGCTCGTGGGTTTGTGATGGCGAAGCAGACTGTTTTGATGGAAGTGATGAAAGCACGTGTGCAACAACTGAATCACCAACAACGG CACCTCCCTGTTCAGAGGACGAGACACGGTGTAACAGTGGTGAATGTGTTTTAAGTGAATACTGGTGCGATAATTTGCCAGACTGTTCTGATAGAAGTGATGaactcatgtgttgtcctgataCACAGTTTAACTGTGCTAATGGAAGATGTATTGAGTGGGATCAATGGTGTGATGGTAGCAGTGATGACTGCAGGGATAACAGTGATGAAGATAATTGTGCAG AGTGTACTGAGGACGAATACAGGTGCCGTACCAACGTGTGCATACCGAGTGAATACCAGTGCGACTATTTTACTGATTGTGACGATAATAGCGACGAAATAGATGGAT GTGACTGCGACCCAGACACCGAATTTGCTTGTACCTCTGGGGGATGCGTCAATGCAACTTGGTACTGTGATGGTGAAGATGATTGTTTTGATGGCAGTGACGAACTGAACTGCACATGTGCAGAAGACGAATTTACATGCGAAGATGGCCTATTATGTGTACCAGCCGATTATGCCTGCGATTATTTATCCGATTGCTACGACTACAGCGATGAGCTTAATTGCACATGTGATTTGGACATTGAATTTCAATGTGACGGTGGAGGATGCGTAAATAGCACCTGGGTTTGTGATGGAGAAGATGACTGTCTAGATGGAAGTGATGAAACCACTTGTGTAACAACTGAGTCACCAACAACTG CACCTCCCTGTCCAGAGGACGAGACACGGTGCAACAGTGGTGAGTGTATTCTAAGTGAGTTCTGGTGTGACGATTTCCAAGACTGCGAGGACAGAAGTGACGAACTCATGTGCTGTCCTGATACGCAGTTTAACTGTGCTAACGGAAGATGCATTGAGTGGGATCAATGGTGTGATGGAACCAGTGATGACTGCAGGGATAACAGCGATGAAGATAATTGTGCAG ATTGCGAAGAGGATGAATACAGGTGCCGTACTAACGTATGCATACCAAGTATATACGAATGTGACTATTTAGTTGACTGCGATGATAACAGCGATGAACTTACTT GTGAATGCGATCCAGAAAGCGAGTTTGCATGTACCAGTGGGGGATGTGTCAATGCAACATGGTATTGTGACGGGGAATCGGACTgttttgatggcagtgatgaaatCAACTGTACGTGCCCAGAAGACACATTTGCCTGTGAAGATGGTTTGTTGTGTGTACCAGAGTTTTATACTTGCGATTACATATACGATTGTTATGACAATAGTGATGAAATTGCTAACTGCACATGTGATCCTGAGTATGAATTTGAATGTGACGGCGGCGGATGCATCAACAGCACGTGGGTTTGTGATGGGGACGAAGACTGCCTGGATGGAAGTGATGAAAGCACGTGCGGTACAGAAG GACCAACGTGTCCACCAGATGAATTCCCCTGCGCTGATGGACTATGTGTCTCCAAAGACTGGGCATGTGATGGAATTGAAGACTGtattgatggcagtgatgaagacgAAGCTTTCTGTGCCACCTGTCCATTTAAGTTCCTCTGTTCAAATGGTCTCTGTACGGATAAAGACAATGTTTGCGATGGAAGAAATCAGTGCAGAGATAACAGTGACGAATCTCAAATCTGTGGTG AATTACCTTCCCCAGTAATAGGAAACATTGGCGGGAGATCCGTTACCCTCAATGTGGATAGCGATCCACCAGAAATACCAGGTGAACCTCAGAGGACCATCGTTCAATACGCGGTGACACTAACTCCCCAAGATGGAGGCCCTTCACAAACTGTGTATGTTCCTGCTGACGCTGGTACAGAGTACACAGTAACAGGTTTAAGACCAGAAACGATGTATGATGTTTTAGTTGAACCTGTTATAGATACTGATGGGCAAGGAGAGGAATCGTTTGATGTTGGAAAGCCTCCATTGACTTTTGAAACGA TATTTGCTCCTACGACAGAAGCAGCCACTACAGACACTGCAACAACAG AATCACCTTGCCCAGACGGATATCAACAATGCAACAGTGGTGAGTGTATTGGAGAAGAATTCTGGTGTGATAGCTTTGCTGACTGTGCGGATAGAAGTGATGAATTACAATGTTGTCCTGACACAACTTTCAACTGTGCTAATGGAAGATGTATTGAGGGGATCAATGGTGTGATGGACGAAGAGATAACTGCAGAGATAACAGTGACGAGGACAACT ATTGCACCGAGGATGAATACAG GCGTTTGTGATCCAGAAACAGAATTTATGTGTGCTGGAGGTGGTTGTATTAACGCTACCTGGTATTGTGACTCTGAAGAGGACTGTTTCGATGGTAGTGATGAAGTCAACTGTACTTGTAGTGAGGATCAATTTCAATGTGATAATGGTGAATGTGTACCAGATTCTTATCGGTGTGATTATATTAATGATTGTGGAGATAACAGCGATGAGGTGGCAGACTGCGAATGCGATCCGGAAATTGAATTCGAATGCGAAAGTGGTGGCTGTATTAATGGTCAATGGATTTGTGATGATGAAGAAGACTGTTATGATGGAAGTGATGAAATCGTTTGTAATGCTACTACTATGGAACCCGGCACAACAG CACCACCGTGTCCAGAAAATCAAACGCGTTGTGATGATGGAGAATGTATTCCAAGTGAATTCTGGTGTGACGACTATGCAGACTGTGAGGATAGAAGTGACGaactcatgtgttgtcctgataCGCAGTTTAACTGTGCTAATGGGAGATGCATTGAGTGGGATCAATGGTGTGATGGAGCCAGTGATGATTGCAGAGACAACAGCGATGAGGATAACTGTGCAG AATGTTCCGAGGATGAATACAGATGTCGTACCAACGTGTGTATACCAAGTGAATACAGATGTGACTACGTTCCTGATTGTGAAGACAACAGTGATGAAATTGATGAAT GTGAATGTGACCCCGAAATCGAGTTTTCTTGCGCAAGTGGTGGATGTGTCAATATCACATGGCAATGTGACGGAGAACCAGACTGCTTCGATTATAGCGACGAAGCAGGAAACTGCACCTGTTTAGAAGATGAATTTGCATGTGAAGATGGTTTATTGTGCATACCAGAAGAATACGCCTGCGATTATGTCAGTGACTGTTATGACTACAGTGATGAAATTGCTAACTGCACATGTGATCTTGATTACGAATTTGAATGTGAAGGCGGCGGATGCATCAACAGCACGTGGGTTTGCGATGGAGAAGAAGACTGTGTTGATGGTAGTGATGAAAGCATGTGTGGTACAGAAG GACCAACGTGTCCACCAGATGAATTCCCCTGCGCTGATGGACTATGTGTCTCCAAAGACTGGGCATGTGATGGCATTGAAGACTGtattgatggcagtgatgaagacgAAGCTTTTTGTGCCACCTGTCCATTTAAGTTCCTCTGTTCAAATGGTCTCTGTACGGATAAAGACAATGTTTGCGATGGAAGAAATCAGTGCAGAGATAACAGTGACGAATCTCAAATCTGTGGTG AATTACCTTCCCCAGTAATAGGAAACATTGGCGGAGATCCGTTACCCTCAATGTGGATAGCGATCCACCAGAAATACCAGGTGAACCTCAGAGGACCATCGTTCAATACGCGGTGA
- the LOC140152402 gene encoding uncharacterized protein — protein sequence MAVRTGALPKVKSFTRFQGLCCYDDNNGATITQDLKMTRSLPHTGHTRCVLWCSQVKLTLLTCVLVLLLHAHLCMSAEAMPHGDARHARYRRQTFPPRPQFCQDPLGFRCSDNSTDPDFFQCLPLGWFCDQIPDCFNGRDEDCVVGSPCDDVLCSNRGLCTSLGAPGSYTCDCLSGIMGPICQSQNINQIPQATVDQISQNSARLTWDQPPPVFEGNADAEITNYIVTFTPSDGSQPVTFDDVPAAAGSYFVTGLTPGTTYIVDTDYFVSRGPGDQPQPFNVDLPSQTFTTSKS from the exons CCAAAAGTGAAATCCTTCACGAGGTTCCAGGGTTTGTGCTGTTATGATGACAATAATGGTGCTACTATTACTCAAGACCTCAAAATGACGCGTAGCTTGCCGCATACTGGGCACACAAGATGTGTTCTGTGGTGCAGCCAAGTCAAACTGACTCTACTAACCTGCGTTTTGGTGTTACTGCTCCATGCACATCTATGTATGTCAGCAGAGGCAATGCCACATGGAGATGCTAGGCATGCTAGATATAGACGGCAGACGTTCCCACCTCGTCCTCAAT TTTGCCAGGATCCGTTAGGGTTTAGATGTTCTGATAATTCAACAGATCCAGATTTCTTTCAGTGTTTACCTCTTGGTTGGTTTTGTGACCAGATTCCCGACTGTTTTAATGGACGAGATGAAGATTGTGTGG TTGGATCACCCTGTGACGACGTGCTATGTAGCAACCGAGGATTGTGCACCAGTCTAGGAGCCCCTGGAAGTTATACTTGCGACTGCCTCTCTGGTATCATGGGCCCAATATGTCAATCTCAAAATA TTAACCAAATACCACAAGCTACAGTAgatcaaatttcacaaaattctgCCCGACTTACTTGGGATCAACCTCCACCAGTATTCGAAGGGAATGCAGATGCTGAGATAACAAACTACATAGTGACGTTCACTCCCAGCGATGGATCACAACCGGTGACTTTTGACGATGTACCAGCAGCTGCTGGTAGTTACTTTGTAACTGGGCTTACTCCCGGCACTACCTATATAGTAGACACAGATTACTTTGTGTCTAGAGGGCCCGGTGATCAACCACAACCATTTAATGTTGATCTTCCTTCACAAACTTTTACAACTAGTAAGTCTTAA